From Echinicola soli, a single genomic window includes:
- the pxpB gene encoding 5-oxoprolinase subunit PxpB, whose product MSHQFKYKHISPMILELYWPASIDESTLMEMMSMKTHIQKIWQDELLEVSMGYHCLSLHFKSPFRLNDVLNELEHIAEKNGGSPVDFTRKKWMIPVWYSGKDLEKVAKHTGMAPDKIITLHQTPNYLLHFYGFMPGFMYLGGLDNQLFVPRKKQPDPLIEKGAVAIGGKQTGIYPMNSPGGWNVIGRTPVQLFDVKSDPPLKPQPGDKIKFEAVTEESYQDIISEIKEGNYQLQHEKI is encoded by the coding sequence ATGTCACATCAATTCAAATACAAGCATATCTCCCCAATGATACTGGAACTGTATTGGCCTGCTTCAATCGATGAGTCCACGCTGATGGAAATGATGTCCATGAAAACACATATCCAGAAGATTTGGCAGGATGAGTTGCTGGAAGTCAGCATGGGATATCATTGCTTAAGTCTTCACTTTAAATCACCTTTTCGGCTCAATGATGTCCTTAATGAACTGGAGCACATTGCTGAAAAAAATGGCGGTTCGCCTGTAGATTTCACCAGGAAAAAATGGATGATCCCCGTTTGGTACTCAGGAAAAGATCTAGAGAAAGTAGCCAAACACACCGGCATGGCTCCCGACAAGATCATTACACTTCATCAAACACCTAATTATCTCTTACATTTTTATGGGTTTATGCCTGGGTTTATGTATCTGGGTGGTCTGGATAACCAGCTCTTTGTACCCAGAAAAAAGCAGCCTGATCCATTGATCGAAAAGGGAGCAGTGGCTATCGGCGGAAAACAAACGGGTATTTACCCCATGAACAGCCCTGGAGGATGGAATGTGATTGGAAGAACTCCTGTTCAATTATTTGACGTCAAATCGGATCCTCCGCTAAAACCTCAACCCGGTGATAAAATCAAATTTGAGGCAGTCACGGAGGAAAGTTATCAAGATATTATTTCGGAAATAAAAGAAGGAAACTACCAACTGCAACATGAAAAAATCTGA
- the pxpA gene encoding 5-oxoprolinase subunit PxpA: protein MTIDINCDLGEGMSSDADVMPYITSCNIACGGHAGDQKTMANTIKLAQKHHVKIGAHPSFPDREHFGRKTMDIPAEQLLETILSQLRDFQEALSQTDATLHHIKPHGALYNLAAKDLDTASLLVALIKTHYPEAIVYAPYGSFMAKVAKENGLEVWYEVFADRNYNDDLSLVSRNKPNALLHAPEDAIKHLKKMVTGKVQTISGKTLQIVADTVCVHGDNPGALALTKAIHKALKN from the coding sequence ATGACGATAGATATCAATTGCGATCTCGGGGAAGGAATGTCATCCGATGCTGATGTGATGCCCTACATTACCAGTTGCAATATCGCCTGTGGTGGACATGCCGGAGATCAAAAAACGATGGCCAACACTATCAAATTGGCACAAAAGCACCATGTAAAAATCGGTGCTCATCCCTCCTTTCCAGATCGTGAACATTTTGGACGAAAAACCATGGATATTCCAGCCGAACAATTGCTGGAGACTATTCTTTCACAGCTAAGGGATTTTCAAGAGGCCCTTTCTCAAACTGACGCCACACTGCACCATATCAAGCCCCATGGTGCCCTGTATAACTTGGCCGCTAAGGATTTGGATACAGCCAGTTTACTCGTCGCTCTTATTAAAACCCACTATCCTGAAGCCATCGTTTACGCCCCTTACGGATCTTTCATGGCTAAAGTAGCCAAAGAAAATGGACTGGAAGTCTGGTATGAAGTATTTGCAGACAGAAACTATAATGATGACTTGAGCCTTGTTTCCAGAAACAAACCCAATGCACTGCTCCACGCCCCTGAAGATGCCATCAAGCACTTAAAAAAAATGGTTACAGGAAAGGTGCAGACCATATCAGGAAAAACGCTCCAAATCGTAGCTGATACCGTATGTGTCCATGGAGATAATCCCGGAGCTTTAGCGCTGACCAAGGCCATTCATAAGGCCTTGAAAAATTAA
- a CDS encoding Nramp family divalent metal transporter: MIKNWTKYLGPGPLVAAAFIGPGTVAVCSMAGVNFGYELLWALLLSVIATIVLQEMAARIGLITQKGLPEVMRAEIPTKAVRTIALGLVITAIVMGNAAYEAGNLSGAVMGLEVFLPNKATSTFGGYFRPMPMLTGLVAWGLLMCGNYRQIERFMIGVVLMMSMVFLVTAVAGKPHLTTLLAGFVPSVRRDNIITIVALIGTTVVPYNLFLHSSLVSRKWKNPIALCYVRVDIFIAVILGGLVSMAILVTGTMGNAKQVEVITDLSESLVPLLGSFAPYFLGIGLFSAGITSSITAPLAGGLVICSCFGWNNNLSAKPMRWTFSAILLLGVIFASLGIKPIELIAMAQLANGILLPVLSTFILWMVNKPKIMGAYKNNLLANILGFAIWAITLILGCKSILSVIQNWSL, encoded by the coding sequence ATGATTAAAAACTGGACTAAATACTTGGGGCCAGGACCATTGGTCGCGGCTGCCTTTATAGGGCCAGGAACCGTAGCGGTATGTAGTATGGCTGGGGTAAATTTCGGTTATGAGCTGTTATGGGCCCTGTTATTGTCAGTGATCGCTACTATCGTCCTGCAAGAAATGGCCGCAAGAATCGGTCTGATCACCCAGAAGGGATTGCCTGAAGTCATGAGAGCCGAAATTCCGACCAAGGCTGTTAGAACAATCGCTTTGGGATTGGTCATCACAGCTATTGTGATGGGAAATGCAGCCTATGAAGCAGGGAATCTTAGTGGGGCAGTGATGGGCTTGGAAGTATTTCTACCCAATAAGGCAACCTCAACTTTTGGAGGGTATTTTCGGCCAATGCCCATGCTTACGGGATTGGTGGCTTGGGGACTCTTGATGTGCGGAAATTATAGACAAATCGAGAGGTTTATGATTGGGGTGGTATTGATGATGAGTATGGTGTTTCTGGTTACAGCGGTGGCGGGAAAGCCCCATTTAACTACACTACTGGCGGGTTTTGTCCCCAGTGTGCGTAGAGATAATATTATCACCATCGTCGCTTTGATCGGAACAACAGTGGTTCCATATAACCTCTTTCTCCATTCATCATTAGTTTCACGAAAATGGAAAAATCCAATAGCACTTTGCTACGTAAGAGTTGACATTTTTATCGCTGTTATTTTAGGGGGATTGGTATCCATGGCCATTTTGGTGACCGGCACTATGGGAAATGCCAAACAAGTGGAAGTCATCACTGATTTGAGTGAAAGCCTTGTCCCTCTGTTAGGATCCTTTGCCCCATATTTTTTGGGCATTGGTCTGTTCTCGGCTGGTATAACATCATCCATCACTGCACCGTTGGCAGGTGGGCTTGTGATCTGCAGCTGCTTCGGATGGAATAATAACCTCTCGGCAAAGCCCATGCGCTGGACCTTCAGTGCCATTCTTCTACTCGGTGTGATTTTTGCTTCTCTGGGAATCAAACCAATCGAGTTGATTGCAATGGCCCAACTTGCAAACGGGATTTTATTACCTGTTTTAAGTACCTTTATTCTATGGATGGTCAATAAGCCCAAGATAATGGGCGCCTACAAAAATAATCTTTTGGCCAATATTTTAGGCTTTGCCATTTGGGCCATCACCTTGATATTGGGATGTAAAAGTATTTTAAGTGTGATACAAAACTGGAGCTTATGA
- a CDS encoding DNA recombination protein RmuC: protein MELIVVGLIAVNVLLSSWILVKHGGNRSNSKAIDEKFGAIKQDLNAQMAENRKEMALQMNQQFKLIMDMVRESGKDQNETLRDFGKLFRENVRDFNELQREKFSDLERRQEKMLISTEARLEKMRETVDEKLQKTLETRLGQSFEAVSKQLQAVQKGLGEMQHLATGVGDLKRVLTNVKSRGILGEYQLQSILENILSPDQYIANAVMKKGSSERVEFAVKLPGNKEEPVYLPVDAKFPQEAYHRLLEAYEVGDKSVMEAAKTALYRAVRKSAQDISQKYIHPPYTTDFAVMFLPMESLYAEVIRDGGLAQQLQQEFKVVVAGPTTFAAMLNSLQMGFKTLAIQKRSSEVWKVLGAVKSEFGKFGDLIEKAQKKLNEANNELDTLVGTRTRVIQRRLRDVEALPEDEKDKFLDS, encoded by the coding sequence ATGGAATTGATCGTAGTAGGGCTTATTGCAGTGAACGTGTTACTTAGCAGTTGGATATTGGTGAAGCATGGAGGCAATAGGTCGAATAGTAAAGCGATAGATGAGAAATTTGGGGCAATTAAGCAGGATTTAAATGCACAAATGGCAGAAAACCGCAAGGAAATGGCCTTACAAATGAATCAGCAATTTAAGTTGATAATGGACATGGTACGTGAATCCGGAAAGGATCAGAACGAAACACTCAGGGATTTCGGTAAGCTTTTCAGGGAAAATGTCCGTGACTTCAATGAATTGCAACGAGAGAAATTTTCTGATTTAGAGCGGCGCCAAGAGAAGATGTTGATTTCCACCGAAGCCCGCCTTGAAAAAATGCGTGAAACGGTGGATGAAAAACTTCAAAAAACTTTGGAAACACGTCTGGGACAATCCTTTGAAGCAGTCAGTAAACAGCTACAAGCTGTGCAAAAAGGATTGGGCGAAATGCAACACCTGGCCACTGGAGTGGGGGACCTGAAACGTGTACTTACCAATGTGAAAAGCCGCGGGATTTTGGGCGAATATCAGCTTCAGAGCATTTTGGAAAATATCCTTTCTCCCGATCAATACATTGCAAATGCGGTGATGAAAAAGGGAAGTTCCGAGCGGGTGGAGTTTGCCGTCAAGCTGCCTGGCAATAAAGAGGAGCCTGTCTATCTTCCTGTGGATGCTAAGTTTCCGCAAGAAGCATATCACCGACTATTGGAAGCTTATGAGGTGGGGGATAAAAGTGTTATGGAAGCTGCCAAGACAGCGCTTTACAGGGCGGTAAGGAAATCTGCCCAGGATATCAGCCAAAAGTACATCCATCCGCCCTATACCACTGATTTTGCGGTGATGTTTTTGCCTATGGAAAGTCTTTATGCCGAGGTTATTCGTGACGGGGGATTGGCACAGCAGCTCCAACAGGAGTTTAAAGTGGTTGTGGCAGGTCCTACCACCTTTGCAGCGATGCTAAACAGCCTGCAGATGGGCTTCAAAACCCTGGCGATCCAAAAGCGGAGCAGCGAAGTGTGGAAAGTTCTTGGAGCGGTAAAATCAGAGTTTGGCAAGTTCGGTGATTTGATCGAGAAGGCACAGAAAAAGCTCAATGAGGCCAATAATGAACTTGATACATTAGTGGGTACGCGGACCCGTGTGATTCAGAGAAGATTAAGGGATGTGGAAGCATTGCCAGAGGATGAAAAAGATAAGTTCTTGGATAGCTGA
- a CDS encoding DUF4136 domain-containing protein: MKWKMVMGLLAMVLVTAACNPVKVYLEKEEVKAERSYRTFAIINQYQGKEAWNSPTLDKNLRDGLIKGMQERGYEENIQQPDLILRYNTLLSEGEKEVRDNDYYGMSPYGPYGMYNPYMYRYPYGMPYWPSRTEIEKYNLGEVVIDFIDPKADEVILRISAVGEVNNVKQKYKNIDISVSKILSEFSRNISS; the protein is encoded by the coding sequence ATGAAATGGAAAATGGTAATGGGTCTGTTGGCAATGGTTTTGGTGACTGCTGCCTGTAATCCAGTAAAAGTTTACTTAGAGAAAGAAGAGGTCAAAGCCGAGCGGAGCTACAGGACCTTCGCCATCATCAACCAGTATCAGGGAAAGGAGGCATGGAACTCGCCGACGTTGGACAAGAATTTAAGGGATGGATTAATCAAAGGAATGCAAGAGCGCGGTTATGAAGAGAATATCCAGCAACCAGACCTTATCCTTAGGTATAATACATTGCTTAGCGAAGGAGAGAAGGAAGTGAGGGACAATGATTATTATGGTATGTCGCCTTATGGTCCGTATGGAATGTACAATCCCTACATGTACCGCTATCCCTACGGGATGCCTTATTGGCCTAGCAGAACAGAAATAGAGAAGTATAATTTGGGGGAAGTGGTGATTGATTTTATAGACCCCAAAGCCGATGAGGTGATATTACGAATCAGTGCAGTAGGTGAAGTTAATAATGTGAAGCAAAAGTATAAGAATATTGACATATCTGTGAGCAAGATTTTGAGTGAATTCTCAAGGAATATATCCTCTTAA
- a CDS encoding n-acetylglutamate synthase produces the protein MNYNNKSFKTVSNSDNGEVSGETIFDYKQEGNVLSGYYSGGGVTKGNLIGTVDEKGTIKMRYCHINTKGEIKTGKCISKPSQAANGKIRLHELWQWTSGDFSKGESIIEEV, from the coding sequence ATGAATTATAACAACAAATCTTTTAAAACTGTAAGTAATAGCGATAATGGCGAAGTTTCAGGAGAAACCATCTTTGATTATAAACAGGAAGGGAATGTGCTATCGGGATATTATTCAGGAGGAGGAGTGACGAAAGGGAATTTGATCGGAACCGTAGATGAAAAAGGTACCATAAAAATGAGGTATTGTCATATCAATACCAAAGGGGAGATCAAGACCGGCAAATGTATATCGAAACCGAGTCAGGCAGCAAATGGAAAAATCAGGCTTCACGAGCTGTGGCAGTGGACTTCTGGTGATTTTTCCAAAGGAGAGTCGATTATTGAGGAGGTTTAG